A single Clupea harengus unplaced genomic scaffold, Ch_v2.0.2, whole genome shotgun sequence DNA region contains:
- the LOC122130260 gene encoding GTPase IMAP family member 4-like: MKVQKNRETLRSSGGAPHISDIRIVLLGSRKEGKSSSGNTILGREEFDTSGETAECVKREGETAGRQISVVEAPGWVHTHSVMNTPECDKQEIVRSVSVCPPGPHAVLLVIDSNQSYTEAHRRAAQEHLELLGERVWSHTIVLFTRGDRLGNTTIEQHIEREGKALQWVVEKCGNRYHVVENGKSDGGQVTELLEKIEEMVAADRGERSMEGLPNFAEGLPDDYSMGDPGYGSAKSRLGQQKPPLTPAHTKLPCAEANVF, encoded by the exons atgaaggtgcagaagaacagagagactcTCAGATCATCAG GTGGTGCTCCACATATCTCAGACATTAGGATTGTACTGCTGGGAAGCAGAAAGGAggggaagagttcatcaggaaacaccatcctgggaagagaggagtttgataccTCAGGAgaaacagctgagtgtgtgaagagagagggagaaacagcagggagacagaTCAGTGTAGTGGAGGCCCCCGGGTGGGTTCACACTCATTCTGTAATGAACACTCCTGAATGTGATAAACAAGAGATTGTccgcagtgtgtctgtgtgtcctccaggaccccatgctGTACTGCTGGTCATTGATTCTAATCAGTCATACACTGAGGCACACAGAAGAGCAGCgcaggaacacctggagcttctgggtgagagagtctggagtcacactatagtgctgttcacccGTGGGGACCGGCTGGGAAACacaaccattgagcagcacatcgagagagaaggaaaagctctgcagtgggttgtagagaaatgtgggaacaggtatcATGTTGTAGAGAATGGCAAGAGCGATGGTGGCCAGGTGACAGAGCTGCttgagaagatagaagagatggtggcagCGGACAGGGGAGAGCGGAGTATGGAGGGCCTTCCTAACT TTGCAGAAGGCCTACCTGATGACTACTCAATGGGAGATCCTGGATATGGCTCTGCTAAATCAAGACTTGGACAACAGAAGCCTCCCTTGACACCAGCACATACAAAATTACCATGTGCTGAGGCGAACG TCTTTTAG